In one Euwallacea fornicatus isolate EFF26 chromosome 33, ASM4011564v1, whole genome shotgun sequence genomic region, the following are encoded:
- the LOC136348583 gene encoding uncharacterized protein has protein sequence MIFRNMYLMESFITVLLIVTVTGFTIDAGYELLNPVYNSYQVSEPIVRKEEKKDKQDFSKIPGIAGHDYPIYHSVPETSFSCNKVPALPGMYANVETGCQAYHVCHDGREGEQGSKFLCTNGTLFNQKEFACDWWYNVDCHAAPSFYSLNLDPKKNPYFQKPKEEEKHQEQAGEEVEQYIKVFV, from the exons ATGATTTTTCGAAACATGTATTTGATGGAAAGTTTTATTACAGTGCTGCTCATAGTGACTGTTACCGGGTTTACTATA GACGCGGGATATGAGCTTTTAAATCCTGTTTACAACTCCTACCAAGTATCTGAGCCAATAGTGCGGAAGGAAGAGAAGAAAGACAAGCAAGACTTTTCCAAGATTCCTGGAATTGCAGGGCACGATTATCCCATCTACCACTCAGTCCCGGAAACCAGCTTTTCCTGCAATAAAGTCCCTGCTCTTCCCGGCATGTACGCTAATGTTGAAACCGGCTGCCAG gCTTATCATGTGTGCCATGATGGTAGGGAGGGTGAGCAAGGCTCCAAATTCCTCTGCACTAATGGTACCCTCTTCAATCAAAAAGAGTTTGCTTGCGATTGGTGGTATAACGTAGATTGCCACGCAGCTCCTAGCTTTTACAGCTTGAATTTAGATCCCAAAAAGAACCCGTATTTTCAGAAGccaaaagaagaagaaaaacacCAGGAGCAAGCTGGCGAAGAAGTAGAACAATACATAaaggtttttgtttaa
- the LOC136348477 gene encoding peptidoglycan-recognition protein 2-like, translating into MFRYVVITLVTISLFCIFGAEKISLCPAIIDRTQWGALKANKIQPLAENPAPIVVVHHTDTPSCFSTLSCTKRVKSIQHYHKSTKGWDDIGYNFLIDSEGTVYEGRGWGLAGAHARGWNYRSIGISLIGKFQENSPSASQLQALEALISCGVEKQNIAMNYSLIGHRQATKTLCPGDSLFNIVKNMSHFVANPE; encoded by the exons ATGTTCCGATACGTAGTGATTACATTAGTGACAATCTCCCTGTTCTGCATATTTGGTG CGGAGAAAATCAGCCTCTGCCCAGCTATAATAGATAGGACGCAATGGGGTGCTCTTAAAGCGAATAAAATTCAGCCATTAGCCGAAAATCCAGCACCGATAGTAGTGGTACACCACACAGATACCCCGTCATGCTTTTCCACACTTTCCTGCACAAAAAGGGTTAAAAGCATCCAACATTACCACAAATCTACCAAAGGATGGGACGATATTGGATATAATTTcttg ATTGACAGTGAGGGAACTGTTTATGAGGGGCGAGGATGGGGGCTCGCTGGGGCTCATGCCAGAGGGTGGAATTATCGCAGTATTGGAATAAGtcttattggaaaatttcaag AAAATTCTCCGTCAGCTTCTCAGCTCCAGGCATTGGAAGCCCTTATCAGCTGCGGGgtggaaaaacaaaatattgccATGAATTACAGTTTAATTGGCCACAGACAGGCAACAAAAACCCTCTGCCCTGGAGATAGCCTGTTCAATATTGTTAAGAACATGTCTCATTTTGTTGCCAATCCCGAATAA
- the LOC136348475 gene encoding protein tyrosine phosphatase domain-containing protein 1-like isoform X2: MLSSNMNLPELRASDGEIVQANYNKLSDHIRRLTPHGIQCSVFCGGLNCKYENPENWKPDSLAIHGIYSHWITDDILAMARPSTMVILQKNVIQQFESLGIKSIINLQCPKEHASCGQPLESSGFSYDPNVFMEQNIYYYNFAWKDYGDATLEGLLNMVKVIAFALTEGRVAIHCHAGLGRTGVLIACYLVFSLRVSANDAIRYVRLKRSGSVQTRGQILCVRLFAQFILPQTITYFLKDNVPKDKYMNEFTLHRFLRRQKIFLHGYEERNFKYLPKIVYVICERILKLCACNDNEEDQHDSNIPFTSDFLTEKWLGIIKRHESCYSISSLPSPNSETIFLGPSGDSPLTSSPNPSENGDSGDNFSEISTLDGEEISEDLLMENICFQELETQRNFAHDHPEEDLIVQDIETVFKALLSNYQGLEGETRLKIRQYQNDLNTSKIGWMRLALETDLEVLTNLLFEWLEGLKVPILQLKHFEDIVILYKQPEECFQRFDLEECYLLEYILKFLSKLQPIRLEVLDNVVMRLIGSLSKQTVLINSVPIPSGKGFKRIGDGTLSCSMMFFKSMLELVEAHHRQDVYSLDRKISENEADERNEFDNSIVFQ; this comes from the exons ATGCTATCTTCCAACATGAATTTACCAGAATTACGAGCCAGTGATGGGGAAATTGTCCAAGCTAATTACAACAAACTCTCGGATCATATAAGGCGATTGACTCCCCATGGGATTCAGTGTAGCGTTTTTTGCGGGGGACTTAACTGCAAATATGAAAATCCAGAAAACTGGAAACCGGATAGTCTCGCTATCCATGGAATTTACTCTCATTG GATTACTGATGATATCTTGGCAATGGCTAGGCCTAGCACGATGGTGATTCTTCAGAAGAATGTAATTCAACAGTTTGAGAG tttaggAATAAAATCTATCATAAACCTGCAATGTCCCAAAGAACACGCTAGTTGCGGACAGCCATTAGAAAGTTCAGGCTTCTCGTATGACCCCAACGTTTTTATGGAGCAAAACA TATATTATTACAACTTCGCATGGAAAGATTATGGAGATGCCACATTAGAAGGACTTCTAAACATGGTGAAGGTTATAGCTTTCGCTTTGACGGAAGGGCGTGTAGCCATTCACTGTCATGCAG GTTTAGGAAGAACTGGAGTTTTAATTGCATGCTACCTGGTGTTTTCCTTAAGGGTGTCTGCAAATGACGCTATAAGATATGTGAGGCTCAAGCGTTCGGGTTCTGTCCAAACAAGAGGACAAATTCTGTGTGTCCGCCTCTTTGCGCAGTTCATACTACCTCAAACTATCacctattttttaaa AGATAACGTGCCGAAAGACAAATACATGAATGAGTTTACCCTACATAGGTTCCTCagaagacaaaaaatatttcttcatgGTTACGAAGagaggaattttaaatatcttcccaaaattgtttatgttatttgtgaacgaattttgaaactttgtgctTGTAATGATAATGAGGAGGACCAGCATGACTCCAACATTCCCTTtacttctgattttttaaCCGAAAAGTGGCTAGGAATCATCAAACGCCATGAAAGTTGTTATAGTATTAGCAGCTTACCGAGTCCAAATTCAGAAA CAATCTTCCTGGGTCCTTCAGGAGATTCTCCTCTAACATCCAGCCCAAATCCCTCAGAAAATGGAGACTCTGGTGACAATTTCTCAGAAATAAGCACTTTAGATGGAGAAGAAATCAGCGAGGatcttttaatggaaaatatatgCTTCCAAGAACTAGAGACGCAAAGAAACTTTGCTCATGACCATCCCGAAGAAGACTTAATAGTCCAGGACATAGAAACAGTTTTCAAGGCCCTGTTAAGCAATTATCAAGGATTGGAGGGTGAAACTCGGCTTAAAATCCGACAGTACCAAAACGATCTTAATACCTCCAAGATTGGCTGGATGAGGTTGGCACTAGAGACAGACTTGGAGGTACTGACAAACTTGCTTTTTGAATGGTTGGAGGGCCTTAAAGTGCCAATTCTGCAGCTTAAGCATTTTGAGGATATTGTGATATTGTACAAGCAACCGGAGGAATGTTTCCAGAGGTTTGATTTG GAAGAATGCTACCTTCtagaatatattttaaagtttctatCAAAACTTCAACCAATTCGATTGGAAGTTCTGGATAATGTAGTAATGAGACTGATAGGAAGCTTATCCAAGCAAACAGTACTTATAAATTCTGTACCTATTCCTTCTG GTAAAGGTTTTAAAAGGATTGGTGATGGGACTTTATCCTGCAGTATGATGTTTTTCAAGTCAATGTTAGAACTCGTAGAAGCTCATCACAGGCAGGATGTCTACTCTCTAGATAGAAAgatttcggaaaatgaagCTGACGAGCGTAATGAATTTGACAATTCAATTGTCTtccaataa
- the LOC136348475 gene encoding protein tyrosine phosphatase domain-containing protein 1-like isoform X4 gives MLSSNMNLPELRASDGEIVQANYNKLSDHIRRLTPHGIQCSVFCGGLNCKYENPENWKPDSLAIHGIYSHWITDDILAMARPSTMVILQKNVIQQFESLGIKSIINLQCPKEHASCGQPLESSGFSYDPNVFMEQNTIFIHWQKPLLVYYYNFAWKDYGDATLEGLLNMVKVIAFALTEGRVAIHCHAGLGRTGVLIACYLVFSLRVSANDAIRYVRLKRSGSVQTRGQILCVRLFAQFILPQTITYFLKDNVPKDKYMNEFTLHRFLRRQKIFLHGYEERNFKYLPKIVYVICERILKLCACNDNEEDQHDSNIPFTSDFLTEKWLGIIKRHESCYSISSLPSPNSETIFLGPSGDSPLTSSPNPSENGDSGDNFSEISTLDGEEISEDLLMENICFQELETQRNFAHDHPEEDLIVQDIETVFKALLSNYQGLEGETRLKIRQYQNDLNTSKIGWMRLALETDLEVLTNLLFEWLEGLKVPILQLKHFEDIVILYKQPEECFQRKNATF, from the exons ATGCTATCTTCCAACATGAATTTACCAGAATTACGAGCCAGTGATGGGGAAATTGTCCAAGCTAATTACAACAAACTCTCGGATCATATAAGGCGATTGACTCCCCATGGGATTCAGTGTAGCGTTTTTTGCGGGGGACTTAACTGCAAATATGAAAATCCAGAAAACTGGAAACCGGATAGTCTCGCTATCCATGGAATTTACTCTCATTG GATTACTGATGATATCTTGGCAATGGCTAGGCCTAGCACGATGGTGATTCTTCAGAAGAATGTAATTCAACAGTTTGAGAG tttaggAATAAAATCTATCATAAACCTGCAATGTCCCAAAGAACACGCTAGTTGCGGACAGCCATTAGAAAGTTCAGGCTTCTCGTATGACCCCAACGTTTTTATGGAGCAAAACA CTATTTTTATTCACTGGCAGAAACCACTTTTAGTATATTATTACAACTTCGCATGGAAAGATTATGGAGATGCCACATTAGAAGGACTTCTAAACATGGTGAAGGTTATAGCTTTCGCTTTGACGGAAGGGCGTGTAGCCATTCACTGTCATGCAG GTTTAGGAAGAACTGGAGTTTTAATTGCATGCTACCTGGTGTTTTCCTTAAGGGTGTCTGCAAATGACGCTATAAGATATGTGAGGCTCAAGCGTTCGGGTTCTGTCCAAACAAGAGGACAAATTCTGTGTGTCCGCCTCTTTGCGCAGTTCATACTACCTCAAACTATCacctattttttaaa AGATAACGTGCCGAAAGACAAATACATGAATGAGTTTACCCTACATAGGTTCCTCagaagacaaaaaatatttcttcatgGTTACGAAGagaggaattttaaatatcttcccaaaattgtttatgttatttgtgaacgaattttgaaactttgtgctTGTAATGATAATGAGGAGGACCAGCATGACTCCAACATTCCCTTtacttctgattttttaaCCGAAAAGTGGCTAGGAATCATCAAACGCCATGAAAGTTGTTATAGTATTAGCAGCTTACCGAGTCCAAATTCAGAAA CAATCTTCCTGGGTCCTTCAGGAGATTCTCCTCTAACATCCAGCCCAAATCCCTCAGAAAATGGAGACTCTGGTGACAATTTCTCAGAAATAAGCACTTTAGATGGAGAAGAAATCAGCGAGGatcttttaatggaaaatatatgCTTCCAAGAACTAGAGACGCAAAGAAACTTTGCTCATGACCATCCCGAAGAAGACTTAATAGTCCAGGACATAGAAACAGTTTTCAAGGCCCTGTTAAGCAATTATCAAGGATTGGAGGGTGAAACTCGGCTTAAAATCCGACAGTACCAAAACGATCTTAATACCTCCAAGATTGGCTGGATGAGGTTGGCACTAGAGACAGACTTGGAGGTACTGACAAACTTGCTTTTTGAATGGTTGGAGGGCCTTAAAGTGCCAATTCTGCAGCTTAAGCATTTTGAGGATATTGTGATATTGTACAAGCAACCGGAGGAATGTTTCCAGAG GAAGAATGCTACCTTCtag
- the LOC136348475 gene encoding protein tyrosine phosphatase domain-containing protein 1-like isoform X1, with amino-acid sequence MLSSNMNLPELRASDGEIVQANYNKLSDHIRRLTPHGIQCSVFCGGLNCKYENPENWKPDSLAIHGIYSHWITDDILAMARPSTMVILQKNVIQQFESLGIKSIINLQCPKEHASCGQPLESSGFSYDPNVFMEQNTIFIHWQKPLLVYYYNFAWKDYGDATLEGLLNMVKVIAFALTEGRVAIHCHAGLGRTGVLIACYLVFSLRVSANDAIRYVRLKRSGSVQTRGQILCVRLFAQFILPQTITYFLKDNVPKDKYMNEFTLHRFLRRQKIFLHGYEERNFKYLPKIVYVICERILKLCACNDNEEDQHDSNIPFTSDFLTEKWLGIIKRHESCYSISSLPSPNSETIFLGPSGDSPLTSSPNPSENGDSGDNFSEISTLDGEEISEDLLMENICFQELETQRNFAHDHPEEDLIVQDIETVFKALLSNYQGLEGETRLKIRQYQNDLNTSKIGWMRLALETDLEVLTNLLFEWLEGLKVPILQLKHFEDIVILYKQPEECFQRFDLEECYLLEYILKFLSKLQPIRLEVLDNVVMRLIGSLSKQTVLINSVPIPSGKGFKRIGDGTLSCSMMFFKSMLELVEAHHRQDVYSLDRKISENEADERNEFDNSIVFQ; translated from the exons ATGCTATCTTCCAACATGAATTTACCAGAATTACGAGCCAGTGATGGGGAAATTGTCCAAGCTAATTACAACAAACTCTCGGATCATATAAGGCGATTGACTCCCCATGGGATTCAGTGTAGCGTTTTTTGCGGGGGACTTAACTGCAAATATGAAAATCCAGAAAACTGGAAACCGGATAGTCTCGCTATCCATGGAATTTACTCTCATTG GATTACTGATGATATCTTGGCAATGGCTAGGCCTAGCACGATGGTGATTCTTCAGAAGAATGTAATTCAACAGTTTGAGAG tttaggAATAAAATCTATCATAAACCTGCAATGTCCCAAAGAACACGCTAGTTGCGGACAGCCATTAGAAAGTTCAGGCTTCTCGTATGACCCCAACGTTTTTATGGAGCAAAACA CTATTTTTATTCACTGGCAGAAACCACTTTTAGTATATTATTACAACTTCGCATGGAAAGATTATGGAGATGCCACATTAGAAGGACTTCTAAACATGGTGAAGGTTATAGCTTTCGCTTTGACGGAAGGGCGTGTAGCCATTCACTGTCATGCAG GTTTAGGAAGAACTGGAGTTTTAATTGCATGCTACCTGGTGTTTTCCTTAAGGGTGTCTGCAAATGACGCTATAAGATATGTGAGGCTCAAGCGTTCGGGTTCTGTCCAAACAAGAGGACAAATTCTGTGTGTCCGCCTCTTTGCGCAGTTCATACTACCTCAAACTATCacctattttttaaa AGATAACGTGCCGAAAGACAAATACATGAATGAGTTTACCCTACATAGGTTCCTCagaagacaaaaaatatttcttcatgGTTACGAAGagaggaattttaaatatcttcccaaaattgtttatgttatttgtgaacgaattttgaaactttgtgctTGTAATGATAATGAGGAGGACCAGCATGACTCCAACATTCCCTTtacttctgattttttaaCCGAAAAGTGGCTAGGAATCATCAAACGCCATGAAAGTTGTTATAGTATTAGCAGCTTACCGAGTCCAAATTCAGAAA CAATCTTCCTGGGTCCTTCAGGAGATTCTCCTCTAACATCCAGCCCAAATCCCTCAGAAAATGGAGACTCTGGTGACAATTTCTCAGAAATAAGCACTTTAGATGGAGAAGAAATCAGCGAGGatcttttaatggaaaatatatgCTTCCAAGAACTAGAGACGCAAAGAAACTTTGCTCATGACCATCCCGAAGAAGACTTAATAGTCCAGGACATAGAAACAGTTTTCAAGGCCCTGTTAAGCAATTATCAAGGATTGGAGGGTGAAACTCGGCTTAAAATCCGACAGTACCAAAACGATCTTAATACCTCCAAGATTGGCTGGATGAGGTTGGCACTAGAGACAGACTTGGAGGTACTGACAAACTTGCTTTTTGAATGGTTGGAGGGCCTTAAAGTGCCAATTCTGCAGCTTAAGCATTTTGAGGATATTGTGATATTGTACAAGCAACCGGAGGAATGTTTCCAGAGGTTTGATTTG GAAGAATGCTACCTTCtagaatatattttaaagtttctatCAAAACTTCAACCAATTCGATTGGAAGTTCTGGATAATGTAGTAATGAGACTGATAGGAAGCTTATCCAAGCAAACAGTACTTATAAATTCTGTACCTATTCCTTCTG GTAAAGGTTTTAAAAGGATTGGTGATGGGACTTTATCCTGCAGTATGATGTTTTTCAAGTCAATGTTAGAACTCGTAGAAGCTCATCACAGGCAGGATGTCTACTCTCTAGATAGAAAgatttcggaaaatgaagCTGACGAGCGTAATGAATTTGACAATTCAATTGTCTtccaataa
- the LOC136348475 gene encoding protein tyrosine phosphatase domain-containing protein 1-like isoform X3, with protein MLSSNMNLPELRASDGEIVQANYNKLSDHIRRLTPHGIQCSVFCGGLNCKYENPENWKPDSLAIHGIYSHWITDDILAMARPSTMVILQKNVIQQFESLGIKSIINLQCPKEHASCGQPLESSGFSYDPNVFMEQNTIFIHWQKPLLVYYYNFAWKDYGDATLEGLLNMVKVIAFALTEGRVAIHCHAGLGRTGVLIACYLVFSLRVSANDAIRYVRLKRSGSVQTRGQILCVRLFAQFILPQTITYFLKDNVPKDKYMNEFTLHRFLRRQKIFLHGYEERNFKYLPKIVYVICERILKLCACNDNEEDQHDSNIPFTSDFLTEKWLGIIKRHESCYSISSLPSPNSETIFLGPSGDSPLTSSPNPSENGDSGDNFSEISTLDGEEISEDLLMENICFQELETQRNFAHDHPEEDLIVQDIETVFKALLSNYQGLEGETRLKIRQYQNDLNTSKIGWMRLALETDLEVLTNLLFEWLEGLKVPILQLKHFEDIVILYKQPEECFQRFDLVKVLKGLVMGLYPAV; from the exons ATGCTATCTTCCAACATGAATTTACCAGAATTACGAGCCAGTGATGGGGAAATTGTCCAAGCTAATTACAACAAACTCTCGGATCATATAAGGCGATTGACTCCCCATGGGATTCAGTGTAGCGTTTTTTGCGGGGGACTTAACTGCAAATATGAAAATCCAGAAAACTGGAAACCGGATAGTCTCGCTATCCATGGAATTTACTCTCATTG GATTACTGATGATATCTTGGCAATGGCTAGGCCTAGCACGATGGTGATTCTTCAGAAGAATGTAATTCAACAGTTTGAGAG tttaggAATAAAATCTATCATAAACCTGCAATGTCCCAAAGAACACGCTAGTTGCGGACAGCCATTAGAAAGTTCAGGCTTCTCGTATGACCCCAACGTTTTTATGGAGCAAAACA CTATTTTTATTCACTGGCAGAAACCACTTTTAGTATATTATTACAACTTCGCATGGAAAGATTATGGAGATGCCACATTAGAAGGACTTCTAAACATGGTGAAGGTTATAGCTTTCGCTTTGACGGAAGGGCGTGTAGCCATTCACTGTCATGCAG GTTTAGGAAGAACTGGAGTTTTAATTGCATGCTACCTGGTGTTTTCCTTAAGGGTGTCTGCAAATGACGCTATAAGATATGTGAGGCTCAAGCGTTCGGGTTCTGTCCAAACAAGAGGACAAATTCTGTGTGTCCGCCTCTTTGCGCAGTTCATACTACCTCAAACTATCacctattttttaaa AGATAACGTGCCGAAAGACAAATACATGAATGAGTTTACCCTACATAGGTTCCTCagaagacaaaaaatatttcttcatgGTTACGAAGagaggaattttaaatatcttcccaaaattgtttatgttatttgtgaacgaattttgaaactttgtgctTGTAATGATAATGAGGAGGACCAGCATGACTCCAACATTCCCTTtacttctgattttttaaCCGAAAAGTGGCTAGGAATCATCAAACGCCATGAAAGTTGTTATAGTATTAGCAGCTTACCGAGTCCAAATTCAGAAA CAATCTTCCTGGGTCCTTCAGGAGATTCTCCTCTAACATCCAGCCCAAATCCCTCAGAAAATGGAGACTCTGGTGACAATTTCTCAGAAATAAGCACTTTAGATGGAGAAGAAATCAGCGAGGatcttttaatggaaaatatatgCTTCCAAGAACTAGAGACGCAAAGAAACTTTGCTCATGACCATCCCGAAGAAGACTTAATAGTCCAGGACATAGAAACAGTTTTCAAGGCCCTGTTAAGCAATTATCAAGGATTGGAGGGTGAAACTCGGCTTAAAATCCGACAGTACCAAAACGATCTTAATACCTCCAAGATTGGCTGGATGAGGTTGGCACTAGAGACAGACTTGGAGGTACTGACAAACTTGCTTTTTGAATGGTTGGAGGGCCTTAAAGTGCCAATTCTGCAGCTTAAGCATTTTGAGGATATTGTGATATTGTACAAGCAACCGGAGGAATGTTTCCAGAGGTTTGATTTG GTAAAGGTTTTAAAAGGATTGGTGATGGGACTTTATCCTGCAGTATGA
- the LOC136348443 gene encoding uncharacterized protein — protein sequence MFGSKLRAWMEAVRPKKKQHRKDKQVKSAATINERPSSNHTVTWKSSCLLNCEKREGNKTPSLNKYVKSTPNEKLNGGEQVSRYSANNLSSPESAYSTGYSTDGTSPGGVPPDYPMSSSDKTFAAENTIVSRLNPDVKSQPPCTSKTFHHFSEQPLSVPTPTPVVKLKQKAPLEEKELHSAPANTSVFFGKLPDAPGVVSPRQRNRIRTNPWLPGGSSSNIASPLPVRQDIKITPLSYRKSTRNSPIHYKYLSPVMHKRSLSSSSCSSISAGPTHSFEHRVPRSLSDEDDCTLNEMMGKYDESYVYEKETDILSDSDPTDCESDIDTGQDGGDEEDNGDEELDFIDNGSYLEIDTKADNTGHCMYIINSDTQRKRSSRRRTMRRCKEANDRRRRTSSNKKHQKHLSEKPGSRHSSLHQDGSKSAGATPVSVRRLNQRSNQYKIQEESIKRRSNSVCLQRDVAVLIEKRDREADLKYKELIGQAEQIIRTMNVNGLSPRRIPGPTNKRVELLRSAECAKSDVLFMNKSNEEAPISNSNNSPSTVTFKNTRFSPKKNHITNFIINNSPVLVRKENQRMSPITARRPVLAPDQSPLTIRRQSHQQNEEFLKRFNDGGSQPLLKNEGSKKKIKSILHKTESTSAALLSPRHRREIECPAASSSSDEEGLQKFKKKLSKSCPQSEPMRRKIYFGRNTINIARNHGKTVVFNLSKDMSNDSFENKVLSSENLRHQVLLNTIQNLKRNLEDHSASLQQTYYQKTYIYKH from the exons ATGTTTGGAAGTAAGTTAAGGGCCTGGATGGAGGCCGTAAGGCCTAAGAAAAAACAGCATCGAAAGGATAAACAGGTTAAAAGTGCGGCAACAATAAATGAAAGGCCTAGTAGTAACCATACTGTGACATGGAAGAGCAGTTGCTTATTGAATTGTGAAAAAAGG GAAGGTAATAAAACTCCATCACTAAATAAATACGTAAAATCCACTCcaaatgaaaaacttaatgGTGGTGAACAAGTGTCGAGATATTCGGCGAATAATTTATCCTCTCCAGAATCCGCATACTCAACTGGTTATAGTACTGATGGTACGTCACCAGGCGGGGTACCACCGGATTATCCTATGAGTTCAAGTGATAAAACGTTTGCTGCAG AAAATACTATAGTAAGCAGATTAAATCCGGATGTAAAATCTCAGCCACCTTGTACTTCAAAAACATTTCACCATTTTTCTGAGCAGCCTTTATCAGTGCCAACACCAACACCTGTAGTGAAATTGAAG CAAAAAGCTCCTTTAGAAGAAAAAGAGCTTCATAGCGCCCCAGCCAATACATCAGTATTTTTCGGAAAACTTCCGGACGCTCCAGGAGTAGTTTCGCCTAGGCAAAGAAACAGAATCAGAACTAATCCATGGCTTCCAGGAGGCTCCTCTAGCAACATAGCTAGTCCTTTACCCGTGAGGCAAGATATAAAGATAACACCTTTATCTTACAGAAAATCCACTCGAAACAGCCC caTTCATTACAAATATTTGAGCCCTGTAATGCACAAAAGGTCCCTATCGTCATCATCCTGCTCCTCTATTAGTGCAGGTCCCACTCATTCTTTTGAGCACCGAGTGCCTAGATCGCTAAGTGATGAAGATGACTGCACATTAAACGAAATGATGGGTAAATATGATGAAAGTTACGTGTACGAAAAAGAAACGGATATATTGAGCGACAGTGACCCCACCGACTGTGAAAGCGACATTGATACTGGTCAAGATGGAGGCGATGAAGAGGATAATGGAGATGAAGAACTTGATTTCATTGATAATG GTTCCTATTTAGAAATAGATACTAAGGCAGACAATACAGGACATTGCATGTACATTATTAATTCAGACACTCAAAGAAAGAGGTCTTCAAGACGTCGCACTATGAGACGATGCAAAGAGGCAAATGATCGTAGACGCAGAACAAGTTCCaataaaaaacatcaaaaacatttatcagAGAAACCTGGTTCTAGACATTCCAGTCTGCATCAGGATGGTTCTAAAAGTGCTGGAGCTACGCCAGTTTCAGTACGAAGATTAAACCAGCGATCTAATCAGTATAAAATCCAAGAAGAGTCCATTAAAAGACGCTCAAACTCTGTATGTCTCCAGAGGGACGTAGCAGTCCTAATTGAAAAAAGAGATAGGGAAGCTGACTTAAAATATAAGGAGTTGATTGGACAAGCGGAGCAAATTATTCGAACAATGAACGTGAACGGCTTATCGCCACGAAGAATTCCTGGACCTACAAATAAGAGGGTAGAACTGCTTAGATCTGCGGAATGTGCCAAATCGGACGTACTTTTCATGAATAAATCTAATGAGGAGGCTCCCATTTCAAATTCTAATAATTCTCCGTCCACGGTAACGTTTAAAAATACTCGATTTAGTCCTAAGAAGAACCATATCACGaactttataattaataattcaccGGTGTTGGTAAGGAAAGAGAACCAAAGAATGTCACCTATTACAGCTAGAAGGCCCGTTTTAGCACCAG ATCAATCCCCATTGACCATACGAAGACAATCGCATCAACAGAacgaagaatttttaaaaagatttaatgATGGTGGTTCACAGCCACTGCTCAAAAATGAaggcagtaaaaaaaaaataaaaagtattttacaCAAAACCGAGTCTACTTCTGCAGCTCTTTTAAGTCCCAG ACATAGAAGAGAGATAGAATGTCCAGCTGCAAGTAGTAGCTCTGATGAAGAGGGattgcaaaaatttaagaaaaaattgtctaAAAGTTGTCCTCAAAGCGAACCAATGcgaaggaaaatttatttcggaAGAAACACCATTAATATTGCAAGAAATCATG GGAAAACTGTGGTCTTTAACTTAAGCAAGGATATGTCAAACGACTCATTTGAGAATAAAGTTTTAAGTTCAGAGAATTTAAGACATCAAGTGTTACTAAACACCATTCAAAacctaaaaagaaatttagaaGATCATTCTGCGAGTTTACAACAAACTTACTATCAAAAAACTTATATATACAAACACTAA